The proteins below are encoded in one region of Shewanella algae:
- a CDS encoding endonuclease/exonuclease/phosphatase family protein translates to MSSNIRIASLNLFNFAMPPLAFHEFNNIYTQGQWQQKCDWIARWLQQAQPDLVGWQEVFSPEPLRELCQSAGLAHFALVDSPVIEGFVARKSVVALASRFPIVSLVAVALDAELAFSLGLKDEFQSSRQILRATLMLPGIGHCDTYVVHFKSPRNKLPKGAVELQGAAGLLAESALGRWSAALQRGSEAMLLYQAILKRRRQSDNAVVLMGDFNAGIDSSELKGLLVGAGQLYNGDIRAAGLHGLPDERLKLQLAHFQLLDAWQLWREVSEPACGQVTATRPVTHFHGSQGSVVDYLLLSQEFDARSQHSLAEVVDYRVYDKHLLRPQFEQDAQASDHTPILAEVRLRHP, encoded by the coding sequence ATGTCTTCCAATATCCGCATCGCCAGCCTGAATCTGTTCAACTTTGCCATGCCGCCGCTGGCGTTTCATGAGTTCAACAACATCTATACCCAAGGACAGTGGCAACAAAAGTGCGACTGGATAGCCCGCTGGCTGCAGCAGGCGCAGCCAGATCTGGTGGGCTGGCAGGAGGTATTCAGCCCCGAGCCGCTACGCGAATTGTGTCAGTCTGCCGGTCTTGCCCACTTTGCGCTGGTGGATTCGCCGGTCATAGAAGGCTTTGTTGCCCGCAAGAGTGTGGTGGCTCTGGCAAGCCGTTTTCCGATTGTTTCCTTGGTGGCGGTAGCGCTGGATGCCGAACTGGCATTTTCACTGGGACTCAAGGATGAGTTTCAAAGTAGTCGTCAGATACTGAGAGCCACCTTGATGCTGCCTGGGATCGGCCACTGTGATACCTATGTGGTGCATTTCAAATCACCTCGCAACAAGTTGCCCAAGGGCGCGGTCGAGTTGCAAGGTGCCGCCGGGCTGCTTGCCGAGAGTGCGCTGGGACGGTGGTCAGCCGCTTTGCAGCGTGGCAGTGAGGCCATGTTGTTGTATCAGGCGATACTCAAGCGGCGCCGGCAAAGCGACAACGCTGTGGTGCTGATGGGGGATTTCAACGCCGGCATAGATTCCAGTGAACTCAAGGGCCTATTGGTGGGCGCCGGACAGCTCTACAACGGGGATATTCGCGCTGCAGGCCTCCACGGCTTGCCTGATGAAAGGTTGAAACTGCAACTGGCACATTTTCAGCTGCTTGACGCCTGGCAGCTCTGGCGAGAAGTCTCTGAGCCAGCCTGCGGGCAAGTGACAGCTACTCGCCCCGTGACCCATTTTCACGGCTCTCAAGGCAGTGTGGTCGACTATCTGTTGTTGAGTCAGGAGTTTGATGCCCGTAGCCAGCATAGCCTGGCAGAAGTGGTGGATTATCGGGTTTATGACAAGCATCTGCTGCGGCCGCAGTTTGAGCAGGATGCACAGGCGAGCGACCATACACCAATACTGGCAGAAGTCCGTTTACGCCATCCCTGA
- a CDS encoding class I SAM-dependent rRNA methyltransferase: protein MVLKIKLRPGREKSLLRHHPWVFSSGIHNIKGKPQMGETVEVVAHDGRWLGRGSWSPESQIQVRIWSFNRDEEIDREFFKRRIVRAQKGRDALIAEQGLTGYRLIAAESDGLPGITIDKYANVLVCQLLSAGADYWRDTLVSVLSELYPDCAIYERSDVESRKKEGLELVTGLLHGELPAMPVVIEENGIKIAVDVTKGHKTGFYLDQRDNRAMAARFVKGQSVLNCFCYTGTFGLYAAKGGAASIENVDVSKLALDTAKQNMALNQLDDSHVHYHEADVFKLLRQYRDEGRKFDVIVLDPPKFADNKAQLNGACRGYKDINMIAMQLLQPGGTLLTFSCSGLMQADLFQKIVADAALDAKRELQFIERLSQASDHPIGGAFPEGFYLKGLVARVW from the coding sequence ATGGTACTCAAAATCAAACTTAGACCCGGCCGGGAAAAATCCCTGCTGCGGCATCACCCCTGGGTCTTTTCCAGCGGCATTCACAATATCAAAGGCAAACCACAAATGGGCGAAACGGTTGAAGTTGTTGCCCATGATGGCCGCTGGCTGGGGCGGGGCTCCTGGTCGCCGGAGTCGCAGATCCAGGTGCGGATTTGGAGCTTCAATCGTGATGAAGAGATAGACAGGGAGTTCTTCAAACGCCGCATAGTGCGGGCCCAAAAGGGACGTGATGCCCTGATTGCCGAGCAGGGGCTTACGGGTTACCGCCTTATTGCCGCCGAGTCGGACGGTTTGCCCGGGATCACCATAGACAAGTATGCCAATGTGCTTGTGTGCCAGTTGCTGTCGGCCGGCGCCGACTATTGGCGCGATACATTGGTCTCTGTGCTCTCTGAGCTCTACCCGGACTGCGCCATCTACGAGCGCTCCGATGTCGAGTCACGTAAAAAAGAGGGCCTGGAGCTGGTTACCGGCCTGCTGCATGGCGAATTGCCGGCCATGCCTGTGGTGATAGAGGAAAACGGTATCAAGATCGCCGTGGATGTGACCAAGGGTCACAAGACGGGTTTCTATCTGGATCAGCGTGACAATCGTGCCATGGCTGCCCGTTTCGTCAAGGGTCAGTCTGTGCTCAACTGCTTCTGTTATACAGGCACTTTTGGCCTCTATGCCGCCAAGGGCGGCGCCGCCAGTATTGAGAATGTCGATGTTTCCAAGCTGGCGCTGGACACGGCGAAGCAGAACATGGCACTCAATCAACTGGACGACAGCCATGTGCATTACCATGAGGCCGACGTCTTCAAGCTGCTCAGACAATATCGCGATGAAGGGCGTAAGTTTGATGTCATAGTGCTGGATCCGCCCAAGTTTGCCGATAACAAGGCGCAACTCAACGGTGCCTGCCGCGGTTATAAAGATATCAATATGATCGCCATGCAGCTGTTGCAGCCGGGCGGCACTCTGTTGACTTTCTCCTGCTCGGGGCTGATGCAGGCGGATCTGTTCCAGAAGATAGTGGCCGATGCGGCGTTGGATGCAAAGCGCGAGTTGCAGTTTATCGAGCGCCTGTCACAGGCTTCGGATCACCCCATAGGTGGCGCTTTCCCGGAAGGCTTTTATCTCAAAGGTTTGGTGGCCAGAGTCTGGTAA